GGTGTCAAGCGGAATGCTCTATCCGTGTCTGCGGGAACTCAAGGAAAAAGGAATGATACTAGAGAGACAGGAAGGGAGGAAGAAGGTATACACCCTGAGCAATAAAGGCCGCGCTTTTGTCGAGCGGGTCGAAGGCCGGCGCAATGTGGATCAAGGATTTCAAGAAATCCTTTTCCGGTTCATGTATCACCTGGAGCGAGTGAACTGGGAAAAAAAGGAGATGGTCTTACTTTTGTCAGAGGATGTGAGACAAATGGAGGCTTATCTGGAAAGGATTCTGGGAAAGAAGGGAGAGGACAATGGGTAGGAAGGGAGTGCTGGCTGGTTTTGTTACGGTGCTGTTTTTGGTGTTGGAGTTTTCGGCCTTCCTTTGGGCGATGGAGCGATTGAGTCTTGATAAAGCTCTGGAAATCGCCCTCAGGGAGAATTCCACCTTGAAAAAAGCACAG
The genomic region above belongs to Atribacterota bacterium and contains:
- a CDS encoding helix-turn-helix transcriptional regulator encodes the protein MRRFSITRAMVFEYLLREGELSGYTFMKYCRRLGIPVSSGMLYPCLRELKEKGMILERQEGRKKVYTLSNKGRAFVERVEGRRNVDQGFQEILFRFMYHLERVNWEKKEMVLLLSEDVRQMEAYLERILGKKGEDNG